The following proteins come from a genomic window of Leptospira andrefontaineae:
- a CDS encoding ABC-F family ATP-binding cassette domain-containing protein, translating to MNLISIDKVGKSIGEKLLFQGLSFGIDEGEKTGLLGINGSGKSTLLRILLGIEEPDTGKVVRNRELKISFLSQFPEFDPDKTVLEHILSGSGILLDTVRRYERACIELEKGGEEAEKEYHLAMEEMDSKQAWELESKLKNILRELNIPDLSRKMGELSGGMAKKVSLAQALTDESNFLVLDEPTNHLDIDAILWLQDFLKSTDKAVLLVTHDRYFLEEIANRILEIDRGNFRIYPGNYDLYLEKKVEMQVIEEKEEAKRKSFLRTELEWLKRQPKARGTKQKARTDRVIEVMERKKAGKDIVLDISVSGRRLGGKILELKNIKKSYTKTELISGFSYVFKGKERIGIVGPNGAGKTTLLNLITGREKTDSGDVATGLNTSFGYFDQLGKELPGPKKVIDYVKEEIAPTIKMNDGSSWTASQFLERFLFPPQLQQTKIERLSGGEKKRLYLILLLMKNPNFLVLDEPTNDLDIPTLSVLEEFLDDFPGVVLVVSHDRYFMDRVTDYLFIFKGEGKIDRFPGNYSEYLEYREYEEKEIKANTPKPAEKQTDNKKKGLSYQDKRKLEILEKEILSMETEEKELVQNLQSPDPELARKSGERLTQLQDELQKKVTEWEELASKE from the coding sequence ATGAATCTAATCTCCATAGATAAAGTCGGTAAATCCATCGGCGAAAAATTATTATTCCAGGGCTTAAGCTTTGGAATAGACGAGGGAGAAAAAACAGGACTACTCGGGATCAATGGCTCCGGGAAATCTACCTTACTCAGGATCTTACTAGGAATCGAAGAACCGGATACAGGCAAGGTAGTCCGAAACAGAGAACTCAAAATTTCATTTTTATCCCAATTCCCTGAATTCGATCCCGACAAGACCGTATTAGAACATATACTTTCAGGTTCGGGAATTCTTTTAGATACAGTCAGAAGATACGAAAGAGCATGTATTGAATTGGAAAAAGGCGGGGAAGAAGCTGAAAAAGAATATCACCTCGCAATGGAAGAAATGGATTCCAAACAAGCTTGGGAACTAGAATCCAAACTCAAAAACATATTAAGAGAACTGAATATACCTGATCTTTCCCGAAAAATGGGGGAACTATCGGGGGGTATGGCAAAGAAGGTATCCCTCGCCCAAGCTTTAACTGATGAATCCAATTTTTTGGTATTGGACGAGCCTACAAACCATCTGGATATAGATGCAATCCTTTGGCTCCAGGACTTCCTAAAAAGTACGGACAAAGCAGTTTTACTTGTTACACACGATAGATATTTTTTGGAAGAGATCGCAAACAGGATCTTAGAAATAGATAGAGGGAATTTCAGGATTTATCCTGGAAATTACGATCTATATCTTGAAAAAAAAGTAGAGATGCAGGTGATCGAAGAAAAGGAAGAAGCAAAACGAAAATCCTTTCTTAGAACGGAACTTGAATGGCTAAAACGCCAACCTAAAGCAAGGGGCACAAAACAAAAAGCCAGAACTGATCGTGTGATTGAAGTTATGGAAAGAAAGAAAGCAGGCAAGGATATTGTCCTCGATATTTCCGTTTCTGGAAGAAGACTCGGCGGAAAAATATTAGAATTAAAGAATATTAAAAAATCATACACTAAAACCGAACTGATCTCCGGATTTTCCTATGTATTCAAAGGAAAAGAGAGGATCGGGATTGTAGGGCCAAACGGTGCGGGAAAAACCACACTTTTAAACCTGATCACTGGGAGAGAAAAAACAGACTCGGGAGATGTGGCGACAGGTCTCAATACAAGTTTCGGGTATTTCGATCAGCTAGGAAAAGAACTTCCCGGTCCTAAAAAAGTAATAGATTATGTTAAGGAAGAGATTGCACCTACCATCAAGATGAATGATGGATCTTCTTGGACAGCTTCTCAATTCTTAGAAAGGTTTTTATTTCCTCCTCAACTACAACAGACAAAGATCGAAAGACTTTCCGGAGGCGAAAAGAAACGACTTTATCTCATTCTACTTCTAATGAAAAATCCGAACTTCTTAGTTTTGGATGAGCCTACAAATGATTTGGATATTCCCACACTTTCTGTGCTCGAGGAATTCTTGGATGATTTCCCTGGAGTGGTACTTGTAGTTTCTCACGATCGTTACTTCATGGACCGAGTCACGGATTATCTATTCATATTCAAAGGAGAAGGGAAGATAGATAGATTCCCTGGCAACTATTCGGAATATCTGGAATACAGAGAATACGAAGAGAAAGAAATTAAAGCAAATACTCCAAAGCCTGCCGAAAAACAAACGGACAATAAGAAGAAGGGCTTAAGTTACCAAGACAAAAGAAAACTGGAGATCCTGGAAAAAGAAATACTCTCTATGGAAACAGAGGAGAAGGAGCTAGTCCAAAACCTACAGTCGCCTGATCCCGAACTTGCCCGCAAATCAGGAGAACGTTTAACCCAATTACAGGACGAATTACAGAAGAAGGTCACTGAATGGGAAGAGCTTGCATCCAAAGAATAG
- a CDS encoding LIC11435 family protein, with translation MLSRRFRKSNTIGALLVGFLLFSLPIFGKEEGVKLEWRPIPDAGGYQVEIKDSRGKITREKTNGSQIQIELPPGAYEHRIGVLNKYGRVSVFSAWIPFEVILSQKPEVIAAEKSKFLSKDMPESFEIKGKHFTEATKVILKDSKGNEIPVKSIDLKNSETMVVTIDKKKAPEGAVSLRLENPRNKSTEKENYFLVAETEDELAALDSKSSSSGTSGPSIFDLGAAARSAVLPGWGQYYQKKSTFRTAIFPSLIFVAGGYAAARGSSYLSATHELDAARQSNIMYNSAFLQSGDPTLFTLAVYNYTQISPKYSNAVGEYNQLGVALGVLGFFYLINVIDAGFFPGPKQVKVEGTDTPVTVSPILRNARESDRATTYASGNSYLLQQRMELGVEFAW, from the coding sequence ATGTTGAGTAGAAGATTCCGAAAATCTAATACGATAGGGGCGCTTTTAGTCGGATTCCTCTTATTTTCTCTTCCGATTTTCGGAAAGGAAGAAGGTGTAAAACTAGAATGGAGACCTATTCCTGATGCTGGCGGTTACCAAGTAGAGATCAAAGATTCTCGCGGTAAGATCACCAGAGAGAAGACAAATGGTTCTCAGATCCAAATCGAATTACCTCCGGGAGCATACGAGCACAGGATCGGTGTATTAAACAAATACGGAAGAGTCTCGGTCTTCTCCGCTTGGATCCCATTCGAAGTTATTCTTTCTCAAAAACCTGAAGTGATCGCTGCTGAAAAAAGTAAGTTCTTAAGTAAGGACATGCCTGAATCTTTCGAGATCAAGGGAAAACATTTTACAGAAGCCACAAAAGTAATATTAAAAGATTCTAAAGGAAACGAAATCCCTGTTAAGTCCATAGATCTCAAGAATTCCGAAACTATGGTAGTTACCATCGATAAGAAAAAAGCCCCGGAAGGTGCTGTTTCCTTACGTTTGGAAAATCCTAGAAACAAGTCCACAGAAAAGGAAAATTATTTCTTAGTAGCTGAAACAGAAGATGAATTAGCTGCCTTAGATTCCAAGTCATCTTCTTCCGGGACCTCTGGGCCTTCTATCTTTGATCTGGGAGCTGCCGCAAGATCTGCAGTTCTTCCTGGTTGGGGGCAATATTATCAAAAGAAGTCAACATTTAGGACTGCAATCTTCCCAAGTTTGATCTTCGTAGCCGGTGGTTATGCTGCTGCCAGAGGGAGTTCTTATTTAAGTGCAACTCATGAATTGGATGCAGCAAGGCAAAGCAATATTATGTATAACTCCGCATTCTTACAATCCGGGGACCCAACACTTTTCACTTTGGCAGTATATAATTATACTCAGATCTCACCCAAATATTCTAATGCTGTAGGAGAATATAACCAACTTGGAGTGGCATTAGGAGTATTAGGATTCTTTTATTTAATCAATGTGATCGACGCAGGGTTTTTCCCAGGACCTAAACAAGTAAAAGTAGAAGGAACAGATACTCCCGTAACAGTCTCTCCTATCCTTAGAAACGCAAGAGAATCAGATAGGGCGACTACATACGCTTCCGGGAATTCTTATCTTCTTCAACAGAGAATGGAATTAGGAGTGGAATTCGCATGGTAA
- a CDS encoding FecR domain-containing protein: MKYLNDGRVVVTALVLLLFFFSGLLYLYANAGPKTGTNKVVGQLKTKQLKILRKLDSEVIWEELDESDPIRYRDTIRTEEGSEAVLLFTDGENSAEIRMDERSMILVEDTDKISFVSGSLSATGGGSGNLQISSGDTKISLGNSDLKISKDENKGLNLEVKQGEAKVVSSSGENTVGKNQSADLKDGKVEVHTLNLETVSPSDKTYFPIAGETLPVRFEWKNSPSVKTFRLEVAKDSGFRTGLKKLNAGGTIASISLPNGSYYWRLAGKNPQSGKDEFSSSKNFKLVSWNKPRLVSPTNKETFSYTETAPPVRFQWTTFDSQTKYKLEVSSDANFKQIAYTGDSSAGFLKWEPKTEGQFFARVKMSSDKQGFTELSSDTISFVLRKSEQAEPPKLLKPLQGEEIGIRIFKVGSFFSWSSNKEFKSYSIEIAADSDFKNILFSKSTNSNFMKPDLDWKEGIYFWRIKANSNSDEVISSSVSKFTLKPLGLIRLSFPKDGSELGHPVDGKLQFRWDRPDPSGTYKLEVSKDPNFASKIFETSVRSGQNSVPLSGPGDYYWKVTLLSPEGEVLTSSPSSGFKTSDSAPFVSPVYPRDRDKIDLDEKPSLSFYWEIEGKSEAYILELLEADQKTLKTVFKKEIKGESYDYRELYRLREGKYQWRLSAKYRDSSGQIRTTLPLTRDFEVIMSATFKAPEILTPKEFYVE, translated from the coding sequence ATGAAATACTTGAATGACGGCCGTGTCGTCGTTACTGCTTTAGTTCTACTACTGTTCTTTTTTTCGGGACTATTATATCTTTATGCAAATGCGGGTCCCAAAACCGGGACCAATAAAGTTGTAGGCCAACTTAAAACAAAACAACTCAAAATATTAAGAAAACTTGATTCGGAAGTCATCTGGGAAGAGTTAGACGAGTCGGATCCGATCAGATACAGAGATACAATCCGTACAGAAGAAGGTTCCGAAGCAGTATTACTTTTTACTGATGGAGAAAATTCTGCAGAGATCAGAATGGACGAAAGAAGTATGATCCTTGTAGAAGATACGGACAAGATCAGTTTCGTATCAGGTTCACTCTCGGCTACCGGCGGAGGATCGGGTAATTTACAGATCAGTTCCGGGGATACCAAGATCTCTCTCGGAAATTCAGATCTGAAAATTTCCAAAGACGAAAACAAAGGCCTAAACTTAGAAGTAAAACAAGGAGAGGCAAAGGTTGTCTCGTCTTCCGGTGAGAATACCGTTGGGAAAAACCAATCTGCAGATCTAAAAGACGGAAAAGTAGAAGTTCATACATTAAATCTGGAGACAGTTTCTCCTTCGGATAAAACATATTTTCCAATCGCTGGGGAGACTCTTCCTGTCAGATTCGAATGGAAAAATTCTCCGAGTGTGAAAACTTTCAGATTGGAAGTTGCCAAAGATTCTGGTTTCAGAACAGGTTTAAAAAAATTGAATGCAGGTGGGACAATTGCGTCTATCTCACTTCCTAACGGCTCTTATTATTGGAGACTCGCTGGAAAAAATCCTCAGTCTGGAAAAGATGAATTCAGTTCTTCTAAAAACTTTAAATTAGTTTCTTGGAATAAACCAAGATTAGTCTCCCCTACCAACAAAGAGACGTTCTCTTATACGGAAACAGCACCACCTGTCCGATTCCAATGGACTACATTCGATTCTCAGACAAAATATAAACTGGAAGTTTCCTCGGATGCAAACTTTAAACAAATTGCATATACCGGAGATTCTTCCGCAGGTTTCTTAAAATGGGAACCTAAAACGGAAGGACAATTTTTTGCTCGGGTAAAAATGAGTTCCGACAAACAAGGGTTCACTGAGTTAAGTTCGGATACAATTTCTTTCGTTTTACGAAAATCTGAACAGGCAGAACCTCCTAAACTTCTGAAACCTTTGCAAGGAGAAGAGATAGGAATTCGTATCTTTAAGGTTGGTTCCTTCTTCAGTTGGAGTTCCAACAAGGAATTCAAATCTTATTCCATAGAAATAGCCGCTGATTCCGATTTCAAAAATATACTTTTCTCCAAATCGACTAACTCCAATTTTATGAAACCGGATCTAGATTGGAAAGAAGGCATATATTTCTGGAGAATTAAAGCAAACTCCAACTCTGACGAAGTAATCTCTTCTTCTGTCAGTAAGTTTACTTTAAAACCTCTTGGTTTGATTCGACTCTCCTTCCCTAAAGATGGATCCGAATTAGGTCATCCAGTGGACGGCAAATTACAATTTAGATGGGATAGACCGGACCCAAGCGGAACTTATAAATTAGAAGTTTCTAAAGATCCTAATTTTGCTTCTAAGATATTCGAAACATCCGTTCGCTCCGGACAAAACTCCGTCCCACTTTCAGGGCCAGGGGATTATTATTGGAAAGTTACTCTTCTTTCTCCTGAGGGAGAAGTTCTGACGAGCAGTCCTTCTTCTGGGTTTAAAACCTCCGACTCAGCACCTTTTGTTTCTCCTGTATATCCGAGGGATAGGGACAAGATAGATTTGGACGAGAAACCAAGTTTGTCATTTTATTGGGAAATTGAAGGCAAATCAGAGGCATACATCCTGGAGCTTTTAGAAGCGGACCAAAAAACGCTAAAAACAGTCTTTAAAAAGGAAATTAAGGGAGAATCCTACGACTATCGAGAGTTGTATAGGTTAAGGGAAGGAAAATATCAGTGGAGACTGAGCGCAAAATACAGGGACAGCTCTGGACAAATCCGCACTACCCTCCCTTTAACGAGGGATTTCGAAGTAATCATGTCCGCGACATTCAAGGCACCGGAGATTTTGACTCCTAAGGAATTTTATGTTGAGTAG
- a CDS encoding adenylate/guanylate cyclase domain-containing protein: protein MPSSTKYIPFGPNGAVAFWARAKDKIQNQDELRAWADLGIKTIVCVFSEKGSSLVTDLEEVLHAGEWKLFALEIPPGPETNESVFHSAWKLISAAAKSNILFLIPEELEERWEVILSKMVISSYPHIATGELGAWFPSLQGQAEIEFLGEFKTYASRKKAPKEIPDSTRGEFSLFLKELPLAVSGIELGVFKNGHKDSNGKKKVPKFQEAESFRTLESKPVISFDTVFSGEKQDSETTSPVSETPKAQATPEKKNIPKKESTPNPAADVGDLATTAKFPLQLKLMAVISLLLTVTVSTVILYASSEFKKNYEVRVLETNFSLVNILGIKVKSDLKDIRDKGKTLTEKLLDPKGPGAYADLFFRNEPDFLLAGIYSAEGDKIKKRTVLYNDSYLDGISSNREELDAAVSQKESSFLKTIQSGGRIDNLTPNFKEPTFSISVYDPQSKSILLYIIRAERLLAVFQKQDINVPFLINGDGDLIAHHDLQLLASQTNWADLPIFETMLSSVREDSQQTRYEDSTKTKYYGSYQKLGFGGAGVIVSVPEEKVFEMVYRIQTKNLLIMAIALCIALIIVFFLARTITIPVLKLLTATVEIAKGNFRIGIKSSTKDEIGVLTDYFVSMGKGLEEREKVKDALGRFVNKEIAEMVLNKELTLGGERKMCAIFFSDIRSFTAISEKLQPEEVVEFLNEYMTEMVRCVNDTHGIVDKFIGDAIMATWGAVRTSEHDAENAVNGALLMRAALLKFNEGRGGDKKPIIRIGCGLNFGPVIAGQIGSEERLEYTVIGDAVNLASRVEALNKPFGTDILITQDLLDHVKDIFAVEKMQSIKVKGKEEPQTIYAVLGRKDDMDRPRDLNELRRKLGIEYESKKKTKTGDEEEELKYEILE, encoded by the coding sequence ATGCCATCATCTACAAAATACATTCCCTTCGGACCAAATGGTGCGGTCGCCTTCTGGGCAAGAGCGAAGGATAAAATCCAAAACCAGGATGAATTAAGAGCCTGGGCAGATCTAGGGATCAAAACTATAGTCTGCGTATTCTCTGAAAAAGGTTCTTCTTTAGTCACTGACTTAGAAGAAGTTTTACACGCAGGAGAATGGAAACTATTCGCATTAGAAATTCCTCCTGGACCTGAAACAAATGAGTCAGTATTCCATTCAGCTTGGAAATTAATTTCTGCAGCAGCAAAATCTAATATTTTATTTTTAATCCCGGAAGAATTAGAAGAAAGATGGGAAGTGATACTTTCCAAAATGGTAATATCTTCCTACCCTCATATCGCCACAGGAGAGTTAGGCGCTTGGTTCCCAAGTTTGCAAGGACAAGCAGAGATTGAATTTTTAGGAGAGTTTAAAACCTACGCTTCTCGCAAAAAAGCTCCTAAAGAAATTCCAGATTCCACAAGAGGAGAATTTTCACTTTTCCTAAAGGAACTTCCTTTGGCAGTTTCTGGAATTGAACTAGGAGTTTTCAAGAACGGCCATAAAGATTCTAACGGAAAGAAGAAGGTCCCGAAATTCCAAGAGGCCGAGAGTTTCCGCACCTTGGAAAGTAAACCTGTCATCTCCTTTGATACGGTATTCTCCGGAGAAAAACAAGATTCCGAAACCACCTCGCCTGTTTCAGAAACACCAAAGGCGCAAGCAACACCAGAAAAGAAGAATATTCCAAAAAAGGAATCCACTCCTAATCCTGCCGCTGATGTCGGGGATTTAGCAACTACTGCAAAGTTCCCTCTTCAGTTAAAACTGATGGCGGTGATCTCTCTTTTACTTACTGTTACTGTTTCTACAGTCATTTTATATGCATCCAGCGAATTCAAAAAGAATTACGAAGTAAGAGTATTGGAGACTAACTTCTCTTTGGTGAATATTTTAGGTATCAAAGTAAAATCGGACCTAAAAGATATTCGTGATAAAGGTAAAACTCTTACCGAAAAACTTTTGGATCCAAAAGGTCCTGGTGCTTATGCAGATCTTTTCTTTAGGAACGAACCTGATTTTCTTTTAGCGGGAATTTATTCCGCAGAAGGTGATAAAATCAAAAAAAGAACAGTTCTATATAATGATTCTTACTTGGATGGAATTTCTTCCAATAGAGAGGAATTGGATGCCGCGGTTTCTCAAAAGGAATCTTCTTTTTTAAAAACGATCCAATCCGGCGGAAGAATAGACAACCTTACTCCTAATTTTAAAGAACCTACTTTTTCTATTTCCGTATATGATCCTCAAAGCAAGTCCATTCTACTTTATATCATCAGAGCAGAGAGACTTCTTGCTGTATTCCAAAAACAAGATATTAACGTTCCATTCTTGATCAATGGAGATGGGGATCTGATCGCACATCATGATCTTCAACTTTTGGCGTCCCAAACAAATTGGGCGGATCTTCCTATTTTTGAAACAATGCTTTCCTCCGTAAGAGAAGACAGCCAACAAACAAGATATGAAGATTCCACTAAAACCAAATATTACGGTTCTTACCAAAAATTAGGTTTTGGTGGAGCAGGAGTAATAGTTTCGGTCCCGGAAGAAAAAGTTTTTGAGATGGTGTATCGGATCCAGACCAAAAACCTTTTAATCATGGCGATCGCACTTTGTATCGCACTTATCATCGTATTCTTCTTAGCAAGAACCATCACAATTCCAGTATTAAAACTTCTGACCGCAACGGTTGAGATCGCAAAAGGAAATTTCAGGATTGGGATCAAGTCCAGCACAAAGGACGAGATTGGCGTTTTGACTGATTATTTCGTGAGTATGGGAAAAGGTCTGGAAGAAAGAGAGAAGGTAAAAGACGCTCTCGGCCGTTTCGTAAACAAAGAGATCGCTGAAATGGTCTTGAACAAGGAACTGACCCTGGGTGGAGAAAGAAAGATGTGTGCGATCTTCTTCTCGGATATTCGTTCCTTTACTGCAATATCGGAAAAACTACAGCCTGAAGAAGTAGTAGAATTCTTAAACGAATACATGACAGAGATGGTTCGTTGTGTGAACGATACTCACGGGATCGTGGATAAGTTTATCGGAGACGCGATCATGGCAACCTGGGGAGCAGTTCGCACCTCGGAGCACGATGCGGAAAATGCGGTGAACGGTGCACTTTTAATGAGAGCCGCTCTTCTTAAGTTCAATGAAGGAAGAGGTGGAGATAAAAAACCGATCATTCGTATCGGTTGCGGTCTTAACTTTGGACCTGTGATCGCAGGCCAAATCGGTTCGGAAGAAAGATTAGAATATACTGTGATCGGTGACGCAGTGAACCTCGCCTCTCGTGTGGAAGCGTTGAACAAACCTTTCGGAACAGATATTTTAATTACACAAGATTTACTGGATCATGTAAAAGATATTTTTGCGGTCGAAAAAATGCAATCTATCAAGGTGAAGGGAAAAGAAGAACCCCAAACCATTTACGCCGTTCTGGGAAGAAAAGACGATATGGATCGTCCAAGAGATCTGAATGAGCTAAGAAGAAAGCTCGGAATAGAATACGAATCCAAGAAAAAAACAAAAACAGGAGATGAGGAAGAGGAATTAAAGTATGAAATACTTGAATGA
- a CDS encoding peptidylprolyl isomerase produces MATAKFTTNRGTFSVLLEDEKAPITAGNFIQLAQKGFYNGLIFHRIIANFMIQGGCPQGTGTGGPGYKIQDEFHPELKNKKFTISMANAGPNTGGSQFFINVRDNLYLDNRHAVFGHVSEGEDIVQSISETPTAPGDRPLQPVVIETIEII; encoded by the coding sequence ATGGCAACTGCTAAGTTTACCACCAACCGAGGGACCTTCTCCGTTTTATTAGAAGATGAGAAAGCTCCAATCACTGCCGGGAATTTCATCCAATTGGCTCAGAAAGGCTTTTATAATGGTCTGATCTTTCACAGAATTATTGCAAATTTTATGATCCAAGGCGGTTGCCCTCAAGGAACCGGAACTGGTGGACCGGGGTATAAGATCCAAGACGAGTTTCACCCGGAACTTAAAAATAAGAAGTTTACTATCTCCATGGCGAACGCTGGTCCGAATACCGGAGGATCCCAGTTTTTCATCAATGTGAGAGACAATCTATATCTGGATAATCGCCATGCAGTTTTTGGGCATGTGAGTGAGGGAGAAGACATAGTTCAAAGTATTTCCGAAACTCCTACTGCTCCTGGGGATCGTCCTCTGCAACCAGTTGTGATTGAAACGATAGAGATCATCTAA
- a CDS encoding PAS domain-containing sensor histidine kinase, protein MGSPSPIFSSSNSGNPKSLLDYILSNSPIVLFSADETGLMNFASGKALDMLGLDSSAFIGTNFVQHEWNAEFREEDGTVRSLEQTEALKLVLSGKEISAETVFLGRHFAVRISPALGEDGNIRGLVGVSLDITDRKIAEDILEKRTIDFEILIGALPVIVFSISPEGRIILADGKGLERLKINPKDVVGKTIFERAGNRPEVMEAFSKSLQGEESIYHTNQNDLLLETRMYPRIGKNGRVQEILGIVYDISDRKEYESRIRKNEEKYRNLFQNNPQIMFVFERSSLKFLAVNQTAIQTYGYSEKEFLEKSAEELRLPEEREFMKEKIRELKIGTNFFQEMKHLRKDGSIVYLDIVSSPIQFQDTESVLVSAIDVTERVRISRENRFNIEVISQVNDAIIALDGDMNITYYNSYAAKMYEVEEGECLGKHYTSLFQEDWISEENYKSAMEDWKTLGASKRELIHTLRSGRKITIESNFKKINAEGYLVPGLIMVNRDISEKIESRRSLEEALLGLAKTNKELEQFAYIASHDLQEPLRTIASYLQLLERKFSEEIKPEMREFIHVSVEAAKRQQGLIESLLSYSRVGSDSVNKSKGDPNLILDEVRKDLSSVIQETSANLVLEGPFPEVYADQDQIRRLFSNLISNGIKFRSPARKPEIRIKVKHIPGANVFSVSDNGIGMDSKYFDRIFIIFQKLHTRTEYPGTGIGLSICKKIVENHGGKIWVQSSIGKGSEFFFSLPEV, encoded by the coding sequence ATGGGTTCTCCTTCTCCAATATTTTCAAGTTCTAACTCGGGAAATCCCAAATCCTTACTAGACTATATCCTCTCCAATTCGCCTATCGTGCTATTTTCCGCAGACGAAACGGGGCTTATGAACTTTGCATCCGGAAAAGCGTTAGACATGCTTGGCTTAGATTCTAGCGCTTTTATAGGGACTAACTTTGTACAACATGAATGGAACGCTGAATTTAGAGAAGAAGATGGAACAGTCCGCAGTCTCGAACAGACAGAAGCATTAAAACTCGTACTTTCTGGAAAAGAGATAAGTGCAGAGACTGTTTTTTTAGGAAGGCATTTTGCGGTCAGGATCTCTCCCGCATTGGGAGAAGACGGAAATATAAGAGGACTCGTAGGAGTCTCTCTGGATATTACCGATCGTAAGATAGCTGAAGATATATTAGAAAAACGAACTATAGATTTCGAGATTTTAATAGGTGCCTTGCCTGTTATCGTATTTTCTATTTCTCCGGAGGGTAGGATCATACTCGCTGACGGGAAAGGATTGGAAAGATTAAAGATCAATCCTAAAGATGTGGTGGGAAAAACCATTTTTGAAAGAGCAGGAAATCGCCCGGAGGTAATGGAAGCATTCTCTAAATCCCTTCAGGGAGAAGAGAGTATCTATCATACCAACCAAAACGATCTTCTCTTAGAAACAAGAATGTATCCTAGGATAGGTAAGAATGGTCGTGTCCAAGAAATATTAGGAATAGTTTATGATATTTCGGATCGAAAAGAATATGAAAGTCGTATCCGTAAAAATGAAGAAAAGTATCGGAATCTATTCCAAAATAATCCCCAGATCATGTTTGTTTTTGAAAGATCTTCTCTTAAGTTCTTGGCAGTAAACCAGACTGCAATCCAAACTTATGGATATTCTGAAAAAGAATTTTTAGAAAAAAGCGCAGAAGAACTTAGGCTTCCTGAAGAAAGAGAGTTTATGAAGGAGAAGATCAGGGAACTTAAGATTGGTACGAATTTTTTCCAGGAAATGAAACATCTCCGAAAAGACGGAAGTATCGTATATTTGGATATAGTTTCTTCTCCGATCCAATTCCAAGATACAGAGTCTGTTCTTGTTTCTGCAATAGATGTCACTGAACGGGTCCGTATATCAAGAGAAAATCGTTTTAATATCGAAGTCATTTCCCAAGTCAATGATGCGATTATCGCATTAGATGGTGATATGAATATCACCTATTATAATAGTTATGCCGCAAAAATGTACGAAGTAGAAGAGGGGGAATGTTTAGGAAAACATTATACTTCTCTTTTTCAAGAGGATTGGATCTCCGAGGAAAATTACAAATCTGCAATGGAAGATTGGAAAACCTTAGGGGCTTCCAAAAGAGAACTGATCCATACATTAAGATCAGGTAGAAAGATCACAATCGAAAGTAATTTTAAAAAGATCAATGCGGAAGGTTATCTGGTACCCGGTCTTATCATGGTTAACAGGGATATTTCAGAAAAAATTGAGTCCAGAAGATCACTAGAAGAAGCTCTTTTAGGTTTGGCAAAAACCAATAAGGAACTAGAACAATTTGCATATATCGCATCTCACGATTTACAGGAACCACTTCGGACAATCGCAAGTTACCTTCAATTATTAGAGAGAAAATTCTCAGAAGAGATCAAACCTGAGATGAGAGAATTCATCCATGTGTCCGTAGAAGCAGCTAAAAGACAACAGGGGCTGATCGAAAGTCTTTTAAGTTACTCTAGAGTGGGTTCCGATTCTGTGAATAAATCAAAAGGAGATCCTAATCTGATTTTGGATGAGGTCAGAAAGGATCTTTCTTCCGTAATACAAGAAACAAGCGCAAATTTAGTTTTAGAAGGTCCTTTTCCGGAGGTGTATGCAGACCAGGATCAGATCAGACGTTTATTCAGTAATCTGATCTCCAATGGTATCAAATTCCGTTCTCCAGCTAGGAAGCCGGAGATCCGCATCAAAGTAAAACATATTCCAGGTGCAAATGTGTTTTCAGTTTCAGATAACGGGATAGGTATGGATTCCAAATACTTTGATCGTATTTTTATCATATTCCAAAAATTGCATACTAGGACTGAATATCCTGGAACTGGGATAGGATTGTCCATTTGCAAAAAGATCGTGGAAAATCACGGGGGAAAAATTTGGGTCCAGTCCTCTATTGGAAAAGGGTCCGAGTTCTTTTTCTCCTTACCTGAGGTTTAA
- a CDS encoding response regulator, protein MNASSKQYFDILLVEDNPADVRLTIEALNDLKSDKRLFVAKDGEEAIDFVKGEGEFVGARRPDLILLDLNLPKKNGLEVLEELKSDPEYKRIPVVVLTTSGSDRDIIATFNLHANSYIQKPVEYDNFLEAMDTLRIYWFKTSRLPPK, encoded by the coding sequence ATGAATGCTTCTTCTAAACAATATTTTGATATTCTTCTGGTGGAGGACAATCCTGCGGATGTTCGACTCACTATAGAAGCTCTGAACGATCTTAAATCCGATAAGAGATTATTCGTAGCAAAGGACGGAGAAGAGGCAATTGATTTCGTAAAAGGGGAAGGGGAATTCGTAGGAGCAAGACGCCCCGATCTGATCCTATTAGATCTGAACCTTCCCAAAAAGAATGGATTGGAAGTTTTAGAAGAACTTAAATCTGATCCTGAATACAAAAGGATCCCAGTTGTGGTATTGACTACTTCCGGATCGGACAGAGATATTATCGCCACTTTCAATCTACACGCGAACTCATATATACAGAAACCGGTGGAATACGATAATTTTTTGGAAGCAATGGATACGTTACGCATCTATTGGTTCAAAACTTCGAGGTTGCCTCCGAAATGA